In Nyctibius grandis isolate bNycGra1 unplaced genomic scaffold, bNycGra1.pri scaffold_81_arrow_ctg1, whole genome shotgun sequence, the genomic window TTTGTCGGGGCGGTGAAGCGCGAGGCGCAGGGgtgcggcggcggggcggcacCCCTGCCCTCGCCGtcctcctccccccctgcccGCTTCCACGCCGGCGGGGCTTTGTCGTCGAGGTGCAACCGCGGCGGTTTGGGGGGGGCTTGCGTCGAGGGCAGCGTCAAGGCCTGCGGCCCCCCGATGACGGGCAAGGAGATGGCGTTTTTGAGGAGGGGAGATGACGTCTCCGAGGACGGCTGCTCGCGTCCGGAGATGGTGGCTGTCCTGGAGAACTGGAACGGCGCCGCGTCGGGGCTGTCCTTGTCGGAGTCGAGGCTGCTTTCGGTCCTGGGGAGGAGATGAAACTTGCCTTGAAGGAAGGAGATGTCCCCAAACATGTCACTCTCTCCGCCGCTACCGATGTGAATCGTGTGCCTGAAGTCCCCCAGGGGCGGGCTGATCATGTCGGAGGAGAGGATGTCGCGGagcttctccttcttccccttcctgctgccccttTTCAGGTAGATCGGCACTTTGGTGGCCATGGTGACGAGGAGCGAAGCTCTTCCGCGCCAGCTCCGGAGGTGGTTCTCGTCCTAGACCTCGGCGCTGGCAGCgttaaaaataatctgcaaaatttaaaagaagaaaaaaaaaaaggaaaaatgcttaAAAGCAAGTTACACCACGTAGGACGGAGATCCTCAACG contains:
- the CDC42EP2 gene encoding cdc42 effector protein 2; amino-acid sequence: MATKVPIYLKRGSRKGKKEKLRDILSSDMISPPLGDFRHTIHIGSGGESDMFGDISFLQGKFHLLPRTESSLDSDKDSPDAAPFQFSRTATISGREQPSSETSSPLLKNAISLPVIGGPQALTLPSTQAPPKPPRLHLDDKAPPAWKRAGGEEDGEGRGAAPPPHPCASRFTAPTNGFTEEKGSAEPPFLSHAGSLLSLHVDLGPSILEDVLQVMEKHQAERVGGSIQDSGRQEILT